Below is a window of Paramagnetospirillum magneticum AMB-1 DNA.
AGCAGGATGGCGGTCATGGCGGCGTCCTTAAAGACGATTGGAAATGAAAAAAACCCTCTCCCGGCGCCGGGAGAGGGTTTTCACTCAAGGCTCAGCCTTCGATGCAGTCTTCGACGGTGTAGCGGCCGGGCTTGTGGGCCTGGACCAGCACCGCCATGTTGCCGGGCTTGTGCAGGTTCTTCAGCATCTGCATGTGGGCATGCGGGATGTCGTTCCAGGCATAGACCTCGGACATGCAGGGGTCGATGCGGCGCTCGATGACCAGCTGGTTGGCCTGGGAGGCCTGCAGCAGGTTGGCGAAGTGGCTGCCCTGGATACGCTTCTGGCGCATCCACACGAAGCGGGCGTCGAAGGTCAGGTTGTAGCCGGTGGTGCCGGCGCAGAACACCACCATGCCGCCGCGCTTGACCACGTTGCACGACACCGGGAAGGTGGACTCGCCGGGATGCTCGAACACGAAGTCGACGTCGTTGCCCTTGCCGGTGATGTCCCAGATGGCCTTGCCGAACTCGCGGGTCTTCTTCATGTAGTCGCCGAAGACCTTGGGATCGCCGTCCACGTCGGGCAGCTGGCCCCAGCAATCGAAGTCCTTGCGGTTGATCACGCCCTTGGCGCCCAGGCCCAGGACGAACTCACGCTTGTCTTCCTCGGACACCACGCCGATGGCGTTGCCGCCCGAGACGGCGATCAGCTGGATGGCCATGGAGCCCAGGCCGCCAGCGGCGCCCCACACCAGGACGTTGTGGCCGGGACGCAGCACATGCGGGCGATGGCCGAACAGCATGCGGTAGGCGGTCGCCAGCGTCAGGGTGTAGCAGGCGCTTTCTTCCCAGGTCAGGTGCTTGGGGCGCTGCATGACCTGCTGCGCCTGCACGCGGCAGAACTGGGCGAAGGAGCCGTCGGGGGTCTCGTAGCCCCAGATGCGCTGGGTGGCGGAGTTCATCGGGTCGCCGCCGTTGCACTCCTCGTCGTCGCCGTCGGTCTGGTTGCAGTGAACCACCACCTCGTCGCCGACCTTCCAGCGCTTCACCTTGGAGCCCACCTTGTAGATGATGCCCGAGGCGTCGGAACCGGCGATGTGGTAATCGGCCTTGTGATAGTCGAAGGGCGAGATGGGCTTGCCCAGGCAGGCCCAGACGCCGTTGTAGTTGACGCCGGCGGCCATCACCATGATCAGCACTTCATGCGGATCGATGTCGGGGGTGTCGACCACCTCCACCTGCATGGCGGAGTCGGGGTTGCCGTGACGCTCGCGCCGGATGGCCCAGGCGTACATCTGCTTCGGCACGTGTCCGATCGGCGGAATCTCACCCAGTTCGTAGAGATCCTTGACCACCTGCTCGCTCATCCTAGAACTCCTTGACCCTCTGGACGACACTTCTCCGACGCGGCCGGCCTCGGCGCTCGGTACACCGCCTTTTAGCGTTTTGTCGCTTTCTTCGCAATGCACAAAATGATAGTT
It encodes the following:
- the ccrA gene encoding crotonyl-CoA carboxylase/reductase — encoded protein: MSEQVVKDLYELGEIPPIGHVPKQMYAWAIRRERHGNPDSAMQVEVVDTPDIDPHEVLIMVMAAGVNYNGVWACLGKPISPFDYHKADYHIAGSDASGIIYKVGSKVKRWKVGDEVVVHCNQTDGDDEECNGGDPMNSATQRIWGYETPDGSFAQFCRVQAQQVMQRPKHLTWEESACYTLTLATAYRMLFGHRPHVLRPGHNVLVWGAAGGLGSMAIQLIAVSGGNAIGVVSEEDKREFVLGLGAKGVINRKDFDCWGQLPDVDGDPKVFGDYMKKTREFGKAIWDITGKGNDVDFVFEHPGESTFPVSCNVVKRGGMVVFCAGTTGYNLTFDARFVWMRQKRIQGSHFANLLQASQANQLVIERRIDPCMSEVYAWNDIPHAHMQMLKNLHKPGNMAVLVQAHKPGRYTVEDCIEG